A window of Mytilus edulis chromosome 10, xbMytEdul2.2, whole genome shotgun sequence contains these coding sequences:
- the LOC139492537 gene encoding uncharacterized protein: MCQMAAFFLGYATLPTVPVEKKVFHVMRLSGLNGRITENAAMNDHVANFSKRHVFQKLAQQGSSYYQTNQVVLIVITLVMLMELPGIQLRIIVPRQMVPTCGDRTLHKKPMLFKMNLIFPIVFLYGLVQMILTTMEPLHLP, encoded by the exons ATGTGTCAAATGGCGGCA TTCTTTCTGGGATATGCCACTCTTCCAACGGTACCTGTGGAAAAAAAGGTGTTCCATGTAATGAGACTTTCGGGTCTGAATGGACGTATAACGGAAAATGCTGCAATGAACGACCATGTTGCAAAT TTTTCAAAGCGCCATGTGTTCCAGAAACTTGCCCAACAGGGTTCAAGCTATTATCAAACCAACCAAGTAGTGCTAATTGTTATTACACTAGTGATGCTAATGGAGTTACCTGGAATACAGCTGCG GATAATTGTGCCTCGACAGATGGTGCCTACCTGTGGAGACCGAACACTGCACAAGAAGCCAATGCTGttcaaaatgaatttaatattC CCGATAGTTTTCCTATATGGACTGGTGCAAATGATATTGACAACGATGGAACCTTTACATTTGCCATAG